The stretch of DNA GCCGTGAGCCCGGCAGAATTCACCGACCTCACCCAGTGGCTCCTCCTCAACGACATTTCCTCCGGCGTCGTCTGAGCTCTACAGTTCCGCTTCCGCATCAACTTGCTGAACCGCTGAGCCGTTAAGCAGAAAGTCCAGTGGACTTTCTGTAGGCGATGAGAGCGCGATTTTCGAGCGCGAAAGAGCGATGAGAACCCAACCGAAGTCTGTTTTTTCAACGCCACTAGCCCTGTGGGCTCCGCGTAGGCGAGGTGAGCACGCGCTAAGCGTGCGAAGGATGCAGGTCGAAATTAGTGTGGTTGTAGAATTGGAAACCTTTATAATTCGGCCTCAGCATCGACCTGCATCACATACACGTTCCTGCGCAAGTGCTTCGCCTGATTACGCGTAATCTCGCCGGAGTCGAGCATGTCCTGAATCACTCCGAGCTCGATGGAATAGCTCTCGTGCTTGACCTCGTCGATTTGCGGCGCGGCCTTAGCGGCGGCGGCGATGTCCTTGCGGCTGCGCAGTTCCGCCCGTGCGCGCTGGTAGTCGCGCAGCAGCAGCGTGCAGTATTCGGATTTGTAGGTGTCGCCGCGCATTTCCTCATACAGCCGGTTGATGACGTGGTCGATGGCGTCGATCTGTGTGGCTCGCAGATAATAGTAAATTTCATTCTCATTGAGCATCGGCGCGGTGCGACGGAACTTGTTGTTGGCACGTCGCGCAAGCGTAAGGATTTGCCGGCGCAGCGCGTGCGCCCGTCCGCGAATCTGCGAAACCGCGCGATGATGCGTTTTCTTGTCGGCCGTGTGCCGCAGCGTGTTCATGATCTGGTCGAGCATGCGTTCGCACGCCTCGATCTGCAGCTGACGATTGTGCTCGTTCATTTCCGTGTCGGCCTGAGTGTCCGCCAACCGCTGCCGCACGTAGTCCTTCTCCCAGTGCAGTGCGTCGATCTGCAGCGTCTCGAATTCCTCCACATTGAAGCCGCTGATGCGTTGGCGCAGGCGGGTGATGCGGTTGTTGTATGAATCGATGACCGGCAGAATCACACGGCGATTGCTATCGTTGACGCGCTCGGAAAGTTCCTGTACGGTGCGTGTGAGTTCTTCGATGGTGATTTCCGTGAGCTTTTCGGATTCCTCGGCATCGTCCTTGGCCGGCGCGAGCAATGGCAGCATGAAATTGGCCAGCAGCAGCGTCAGGACGATGACACCGGAAGCGATGAAAATAAGTTCGTTGCGCATTGGGAACGCGTCGCCGGAAGCGACGGTGTAAGGAATGGTGAACATCAACGCGAGAGTGATGGTGCCCTTCGGCCCGCCGAACGTCATAACCGCCGCGTCGCGTAGTGAGCGCCGCTTCAGAGTAATACGTTTGCCGGTTTCGGGGTCACGGGTTGGCGCGGCGATAAGCCAGACCCACAGGAACCGAATGGCGATGGCCACGATGGTGACCAGAAGAATGATGCAGACCAGCGCGGTGTTGCTGACATGGTGGTCGTTCCAGCTGGCCAGCATGGCGTCGGGCAGCTGCATGCCGAGCAAAATGAATACGGTGCCGTTCAACACGAACGAAAGCACCGTCCACACGCTGTTCGAGACGATATTGGTGCGCGCGACGTTGGGTCGGCCGGTGCCGTTGCGGTCGAAATGGACGGTCAGGCCGAAGGCGACCACCGCGAGAATGCCGGAAATATGCAGTTCTTCGGCACCCAGGAAGACGAGGAACGGCAGGAACAGTTCCATTAGAATGCGCGTGGTCATCGTCTCCCAGCCCAGTTGCCGGGCCAAAGTGAAGACCCAGTTGGCGAGGAAGCCCATCAGAACGCCGACGATGATGCCGCCGAAGAACGAAAGCAGGAAATCCTTGGTGGCGTTGGCCATCGAGAACGAGCCGGTGACGGCCGCGAGAATCGAGAACTGGAAGCCGATGACGCCGGAAGCGTCGTTGAACAGCGATTCTCCGGTCAGTATTCCGGCCTGTTCCTTGGTAAACGAGGCTTCGCTGGAAAGCGAGGAGACCGCCACCGCGTCGGTCGGCCCGAGCGCCGCGCCCAACGCAAACGCCGCCGCCAACGGAATCACCGGCCACACCGCGTGCAGCATGAAGCCCACGACGGCCATCGTTCCCAGCGCCAGTCCGATGGCCATGGGCAGCGAGAATTTCAGCGTTTTGAAGAGCATCCGCTTGTCGATTTCGTGCGCTTCGACGTAAAGCAGCGGTGCGATGAAGAGCACCATAAAAAGTTCAGGGTCGAGCTTTACGTGCGGGAACGCGGGCAGGAAGGCAAGCGCGACGCCGAGCGCGATTTGCACGAGTGGGGTCGATATTCGCGGAATGAACCGGCTGATGAACGATGAGAGCACGACGGCCCCCAGGATGCAGAGAATCAGCTCGAAAATTGCCACGGATTTCGATTCCTTTCTTGGTCCGGCTTCGTTGCGTTTTGCTCGTCGGTTCGGACATTTCAAAGATTTCGGACACTATATATATTCACTATATCGAATCGTTATTTCGGCATTATGCCGCGAGCTTTGCGGTTTTAAAGGAACGCGGGGTCTGCGCCCGCACGTTTGAGGATTCTTTTGAAAACAGTCCTGATTTTCTGCGTTAAACGTTGTGAGGCTAATGTTTCTTGACTCAAGAAGTAATACGATATTCTGTACAATTTTCACACTTTTGCAATCATTACCAATGACATCCCCGAAATCGGCCGCCGGCTTTAATCGAACCCGCTTGTTTTCGTATTTGGTTGCCGATTGCTTTTAGACTGGGAGTCATGGACACTGCGAGTTTGCGTTGCGCGATGGATGCCGCGCTGGATTTGGCGCGCGAGGCGGGAGGTGCCGGCGAGGTGCCGGTGGGCGCTCTCGTGCTCGACGCCGACGGCAGGATTATCGGACGCGGCCGCAACCGGCGTGAGGCTGACGGCGATCCGCTCGCCCATGCCGAGGTGATGGCGATGCGCGATGCGGCGGCAAGCCGCAGAAAGCTGCCGAATAATCTCCGGAAAACTCATGTAATGCGTATCGATGATTCTCATGTCTCGGATAATGAAATTGATGAAAGAATCAATGCGGATAATGCCGATATCGATGATTCTGCAGATTCGAAACCTGTGGGCGAAAATCGAAATATACCGGTGCAGAACGCTTGGAATCTCGCCGATTGCACGCTGGTGGTCACCCTTGAGCCGTGCCCGATGTGCGCCGGAGCTGCATTACAAACTCACATCGGCCGAATCGTTTTCGGTGCGTGGGACGCCAAACTGGGCGCGTGCGGCTCGGTGTGGGATATTCCGCGTGACCCGCATGTCGGCGCTCGCCCCGAGGTCATCGGTGGCGTGCGAGAGAGCGAGTGTGCGCAGCTGCTCGCGGGGTTTTTCTCTGTAAAACGGTAGCGGTGGTGTCTTCATTCATCAAGTATGTGATGAATTTGTGAAGAGCAAGTCGTTTTTACAGCACTGAATGAACGATATGAATCTTTTGCCGCTCCCTGCTACGTCGGACTTGATAGTGAACTATCAAATCGTTGAAATTATGCCGTTTCGAAATTTTCGGTTTCAATAATTGTCATACAAATGCAGCAGCGAACCCCTGTTTTGAGTATTTTAGCTTTTAGTGCTGCGTACTACGTACAGTCGTACTTACCGATTGCTCGTGCTTCTTCATTGCCAAAATAAACAGCCGGATATTCTATTTGTTCGGCAGCTTCGGGCCGATGCCGGGCGTGATCTTCAGAGCTGTCCAAGCGGAACGCAGCATAATAATAAAGAGGTAGGCCGCGAGCAGGTACGAGCCCACTTTCGCGGAGACGAACGCGGCGACCCAAGCGCCCAGCGGTGTGCCGCAAGCAGCCGCGATGCCAATGATCAGGCCGTTTTTGAGATGTACCAGCCCACGCTTCCAGTTGGCGATGGTGCCGGTGATGGCGCTGGGGAACATAGCCAAAAGCGAGGTGCCGCGCGCGACCAGATCGCTCGCCCCGAACAGCAGCGAAAGCGCCGGAACGGTGACGGCCCCGCCGCCGATGCCGAGCAGCGCCGAAAGCATACCGATGAATATGCCGAGCAGCACCAGCAGAATGCCTTTGATGACGGTCAAGTGAATGCTGGAATTGCGCGAAGGTGTCAAGATCAGTTGGCTGACCACGACGAATGCGAGGAACGCGACGAAGAACCAGCGCAGGAAGACTTCGGAAAGCCGCGAGAGCAGCCAGCTGCCGATTTGCGAGCCGATAATCGTGCCGACCACCATCAGCAGCGCCGCGATCCAATCGACGTGCCCGCTCATCGCGTAGGAAACCACGCCGGAAATCGAAAGCGGAATAATCGCCGCCAGCGAGGTCGCCGCCGCATGCCGCTGGGTCATGCCGAGCCAAACGAGCGCCGGCACGATGATCGATCCGCCGCCGATGCCGAAAAGCCCCGAGAAGAAACCGGCGATAAGCCCGACCACGATCATGATGACAATCTGCTGCACCGGCCCGCGCGTAACAGGCAATTCCTCCTGAACTTCCTCATCGGCCCCGACTTCCTTCTCAGCCCCGGCTTCCGTTTCGCGGCTTTTCTTCCCGGCCTTCGCTTCGTCGTCCGCCGCGCGTTCCTGCTCGCCCATACCTTCCCGCTTCTTTCTGCTCTTTCGGTGCTATCGGCCTTTATGCTACGGCCTTTTATGCTATCGGCCTGTAGTCTTGCTCGTAGTTCGTACTTTCGATTTTCGTTGTTCCAAGCCGATAACTGTTACCGATAACCGT from Bifidobacterium sp. ESL0728 encodes:
- a CDS encoding Na+/H+ antiporter; protein product: MAIFELILCILGAVVLSSFISRFIPRISTPLVQIALGVALAFLPAFPHVKLDPELFMVLFIAPLLYVEAHEIDKRMLFKTLKFSLPMAIGLALGTMAVVGFMLHAVWPVIPLAAAFALGAALGPTDAVAVSSLSSEASFTKEQAGILTGESLFNDASGVIGFQFSILAAVTGSFSMANATKDFLLSFFGGIIVGVLMGFLANWVFTLARQLGWETMTTRILMELFLPFLVFLGAEELHISGILAVVAFGLTVHFDRNGTGRPNVARTNIVSNSVWTVLSFVLNGTVFILLGMQLPDAMLASWNDHHVSNTALVCIILLVTIVAIAIRFLWVWLIAAPTRDPETGKRITLKRRSLRDAAVMTFGGPKGTITLALMFTIPYTVASGDAFPMRNELIFIASGVIVLTLLLANFMLPLLAPAKDDAEESEKLTEITIEELTRTVQELSERVNDSNRRVILPVIDSYNNRITRLRQRISGFNVEEFETLQIDALHWEKDYVRQRLADTQADTEMNEHNRQLQIEACERMLDQIMNTLRHTADKKTHHRAVSQIRGRAHALRRQILTLARRANNKFRRTAPMLNENEIYYYLRATQIDAIDHVINRLYEEMRGDTYKSEYCTLLLRDYQRARAELRSRKDIAAAAKAAPQIDEVKHESYSIELGVIQDMLDSGEITRNQAKHLRRNVYVMQVDAEAEL
- a CDS encoding sulfite exporter TauE/SafE family protein is translated as MGEQERAADDEAKAGKKSRETEAGAEKEVGADEEVQEELPVTRGPVQQIVIMIVVGLIAGFFSGLFGIGGGSIIVPALVWLGMTQRHAAATSLAAIIPLSISGVVSYAMSGHVDWIAALLMVVGTIIGSQIGSWLLSRLSEVFLRWFFVAFLAFVVVSQLILTPSRNSSIHLTVIKGILLVLLGIFIGMLSALLGIGGGAVTVPALSLLFGASDLVARGTSLLAMFPSAITGTIANWKRGLVHLKNGLIIGIAAACGTPLGAWVAAFVSAKVGSYLLAAYLFIIMLRSAWTALKITPGIGPKLPNK